A region of the Pseudomonas anguilliseptica genome:
CTGGATCAACCCGAACAATTCAACAGCAGCCTGCTAGCCTTTCTTGCCGAAGTCGAACAGGCCGCTTCCACTGCCAAGCAACAATAAGGACTACCCGCATGTTCAAGACCCTAACCCTCGCCGCCTGCTCCATCCTGTTTGCCGGCAGCCTGCTGGCCGCAGAAAACCCGAAAGTGCTGCTGACTACCAGCCTCGGCGACATCGAGATCGAACTGAATGCCGAAAAAGCGCCGATCAGCACCGCCAACTTCCTCGCCTACGTCGACAGCGGCTACTACGCCGGCACCCAGTTCCACCGGGTGATTCCAGGCTTTATGGTGCAGGGCGGCGGCTTCGATGCCGACATGCAGCAGAAGGACACCCAGGCGCCGATCAAGAACGAAGCCGACAACGGTCTGCACAACGTGCGCGGCACCCTGGCTATGGCCCGTACCCAGGTACGCGACTCCGCCACCAGCCAGTTCTTTATCAACCACAAGGACAACGCCTTCCTCGACCACGGCTCGCGTGACTTCGGTTACGCCGTATTCGGTAAGGTGGTGAAGGGCATGGACGTGGTCGACAAGATCGCCCAGGTGCCGACCGCCAACCGTGGCGGTCATCAGAACGTGCCGCGTGAACCGGTGCTGATCACCGAAGCCAAGCGTCTCTGATTGCACCCCGCGGGGTGGGCCTGCTCACCCCGCGCGCTTTACCCTCTTTTTCTGCGCAACACCCACCCCGGCAAACTCGTTAGAATCGGGCGCTATTCCCTGATCTAGGCAGGATGCCTGACATGCTGTTCCGCCGCTTCGAACACCTGATCGATGTCTTTAAAGCCAGCCCGGATGTCGAGCCACCGGCCGGTATGCTGGCGTTTTGTGCCTACTATTTGCGCCAGGTCTGGCCGTTGATGATCGCCGTGCTGGTAGTCGGCTTTGTTGCGGCCTTGATCGAAGTCGCGCTGTTCAGCTTCCTCGGTCAGCTGATCGATATGACGCAGACCACCTCAAGTGGCGAGTTCTTCGAGCAGCACCAGCACACGCTGCTGTGGATGCTGCTGGTGGCGCTGGTCATCCGCCCGCTGGTATTCGGCCTGCACAACCTGCTGACGCATCAGACCATCAACCCCGGCCTGACCAATCTGATCCGCTGGCAGAACCACCGTTATGTGCTCAAGCAGAGCCTGAGCTTCTTCCAGAACGATTTCGCCGGGCGCATCGCCCAACGCATCATGCAGACGGGTCCCTCGCTGCGTGATTCAGCGATGCAGGTGGTCGATGCGCTCTGGCATGTGCTGGTGTACGCCGCCAGCGCGCTGTACCTGTTTGCCGCCGCCGACCTGCGCCTGATTGCCCCGCTGCTGCTGTGGATCGTCGGTTACTGCGCGGCGCTCTGGTACTTCGTGCCGCGCATCAAGCAGCGCTCAGCGGCGGCCTCGGCGGCGCGTTCGAAAGTCATGGGCCGGGTGGTCGACGGCTACAGCAACGTCACCACCCTCAAGCTGTTCGCCCACACCCAGGTCGAGGAACACTACGCCCGCGAAGCCATACAAGAACTGCTCGGCAAGGTGCGTTTGCAGTCGCGCATCATCACCACCCTGGATTTCCTGATCACCTGCCTTAACGGCATGCTGATCGTCGGCACCGGCGCGCTGGCGCTGTGGCTGTGGGATCAGCAACTGATCAGCACCGGCGACATCGCTCTGGCGCTGGGCCTGGTGATTCGCATCAACGGTATGGCCGAATGGATCATGTGGGTGGTCAACGGCATCTTCGAAAACGTCGGCACCGTGCAGGACGGCATGAAAACCATTGTCCAGCCGCGCCAGGTGCTCGACCAGACCGCGGCCAAACCCCTGCAAGTCAGCCAGGGCGCCGTGCAGTTCGACAACATCCACTTTCACTACGGTAAGCGCAACGGGGTGATCGCTGGCCTCAGCCTGGCCGTGGCACCCGGCGAAAAAATCGGCCTGATCGGCCCTTCCGGCGCGGGCAAATCAACCCTGGCAAATCTGCTGCTACGCCTCTACGACCTTGAGAGCGGGCGCATCCTGATCGACGGTCAGAACATCGCCGAGGTGGCCCAGGAAAGCCTGCGCGCGCAGATCGGCATGGTCACCCAGGACACCTCGTTGCTGCACCGATCGATCCGCGACAACCTGCTCTACGGCAAACCCGAGGCCAGTGAAGACGAGCTGCTCGACGCCGTACGCAAGGCCCGCGCCGACAGCTTTATCCCGCTACTGGACGACGGCATGGGCGGCCATGGATTCGACGCGCAGATTGGCGAACGCGGGGTCAAACTCTCCGGCGGTCAGCGCCAGCGTATCGCCATCGCCCGCGTGCTGCTCAAGGACGCACCGATTCTGGTGCTGGACGAAGCCACCTCGGCGCTGGATTCGGAAATCGAAGCGGCCATTCAGGAAAGCCTGGATACCCTGATGCAGGGCAAAACGGTGATCGCCATCGCCCATCGCCTGTCGACCATTGCGCGCATGGACCGCCTGGTGGTGATCGACCAAGGGCGCATCGTCGAAACCGGTAGCCACAGTGAGCTGATCGCCGCCGGTGGTCTCTATGCGCGGCTTTGGCAGCATCAGACCGGAGGTTTTGTCGGCGTCGATTAACGTCCGATCTAAGGGCTGGATTGGCGAAGCTCAGTTGCGCGCATGGGCCATCTGAAACTTCGCCACGCCTTCCAGCCTGGCCAGCTCATCGGCCATATCGCTGATCCGCGCACTCTTCTGCCCATCCACCGCCACGGCGACAAAGCGCCACTCCAGCTGGCCCTGCTCAAAACTCACGGTGAACGAGCCGCCGGCAATCACATAGCCACGCTCGCGGGCGATTTCACGCAAACGCGCCTCATGCGGGCGGACAAATCCGGGGGCGAAACGCAGCACAATGGCCAGTGCCGGACGCGATGGCAGCCGCGCCTCCAGCTTGGCGCCCCACATCATCAGCCCGGCAGAAATCAGGCTAAGCAGCACCGCCGCGCCATAGAAGCCGACGCCCACCAGCACGCCAATCGCCGAAGACGCCCAGATCGACGCCGCCGTGGTCAGGCCGCTGATGCTCATGCCGTCCTTCATAATCAGCCCGGCACCAAGAAAACCGATGCCGGTGACCACCCCCTGAATCACCCGTGTCGGGTCGACACTGGAGAGAGAGTGATCGCCCAGCCAGTGCTGCGGGTACACGCACA
Encoded here:
- a CDS encoding peptidylprolyl isomerase, translated to MFKTLTLAACSILFAGSLLAAENPKVLLTTSLGDIEIELNAEKAPISTANFLAYVDSGYYAGTQFHRVIPGFMVQGGGFDADMQQKDTQAPIKNEADNGLHNVRGTLAMARTQVRDSATSQFFINHKDNAFLDHGSRDFGYAVFGKVVKGMDVVDKIAQVPTANRGGHQNVPREPVLITEAKRL
- a CDS encoding ABC transporter ATP-binding protein, whose translation is MLFRRFEHLIDVFKASPDVEPPAGMLAFCAYYLRQVWPLMIAVLVVGFVAALIEVALFSFLGQLIDMTQTTSSGEFFEQHQHTLLWMLLVALVIRPLVFGLHNLLTHQTINPGLTNLIRWQNHRYVLKQSLSFFQNDFAGRIAQRIMQTGPSLRDSAMQVVDALWHVLVYAASALYLFAAADLRLIAPLLLWIVGYCAALWYFVPRIKQRSAAASAARSKVMGRVVDGYSNVTTLKLFAHTQVEEHYAREAIQELLGKVRLQSRIITTLDFLITCLNGMLIVGTGALALWLWDQQLISTGDIALALGLVIRINGMAEWIMWVVNGIFENVGTVQDGMKTIVQPRQVLDQTAAKPLQVSQGAVQFDNIHFHYGKRNGVIAGLSLAVAPGEKIGLIGPSGAGKSTLANLLLRLYDLESGRILIDGQNIAEVAQESLRAQIGMVTQDTSLLHRSIRDNLLYGKPEASEDELLDAVRKARADSFIPLLDDGMGGHGFDAQIGERGVKLSGGQRQRIAIARVLLKDAPILVLDEATSALDSEIEAAIQESLDTLMQGKTVIAIAHRLSTIARMDRLVVIDQGRIVETGSHSELIAAGGLYARLWQHQTGGFVGVD
- a CDS encoding MgtC/SapB family protein; this encodes MSAFALVDKFWLLPGVAVNLTLFLNMLGALLLGLLVGYERSYHGRAAGMRTYGMVCMASCALTVLCVYPQHWLGDHSLSSVDPTRVIQGVVTGIGFLGAGLIMKDGMSISGLTTAASIWASSAIGVLVGVGFYGAAVLLSLISAGLMMWGAKLEARLPSRPALAIVLRFAPGFVRPHEARLREIARERGYVIAGGSFTVSFEQGQLEWRFVAVAVDGQKSARISDMADELARLEGVAKFQMAHARN